One part of the Lapillicoccus jejuensis genome encodes these proteins:
- a CDS encoding DsbA family protein, with product MSPAAKTAGDASAAPRRVRRDKVEMWFDPMCPWAWMTSRWLLEVEKVRPVRIQFSVMSLAVLNEGRDLPPEYRAMMDKAWGPVRVCIAAQEQHGDKVLEPLYTAMGTRIHPGGEKDFDEVIARSLEDVGLPATLAKAAHQKKYDAALRRSHKRGISLVGQDVGTPVIAVKDTAFFGPVVTPAPKGEAAGRLWDGTLLVASTPGFYEIKRTRDQGPVFD from the coding sequence ATGAGCCCTGCTGCGAAGACCGCCGGAGACGCCTCCGCCGCCCCCCGTCGCGTGCGCCGCGACAAGGTCGAGATGTGGTTCGACCCCATGTGCCCGTGGGCCTGGATGACCAGCCGCTGGCTCCTCGAGGTCGAGAAGGTCCGCCCGGTGCGGATCCAGTTCTCGGTGATGAGCCTCGCCGTCCTCAACGAGGGCCGCGACCTGCCGCCGGAGTACCGGGCGATGATGGACAAGGCCTGGGGCCCGGTCCGGGTCTGCATCGCCGCGCAGGAGCAGCACGGCGACAAGGTGCTCGAGCCGCTCTACACGGCGATGGGCACCCGCATCCACCCCGGCGGCGAGAAGGACTTCGACGAGGTGATCGCCCGGTCCCTCGAGGACGTCGGGCTCCCGGCGACCCTGGCCAAGGCCGCGCACCAGAAGAAGTACGACGCCGCGCTGCGCCGCAGCCACAAGCGGGGCATCTCGCTCGTCGGCCAGGACGTGGGCACCCCCGTCATCGCCGTCAAGGACACCGCCTTCTTCGGCCCGGTCGTCACGCCGGCCCCGAAGGGCGAGGCCGCCGGCCGGCTGTGGGACGGCACGCTCCTCGTCGCCTCCACGCCGGGGTTCTACGAGATCAAGCGGACCCGGGACCAGGGCCCGGTCTTCGACTGA
- a CDS encoding ribose-5-phosphate isomerase, giving the protein MRVHVGGDHAAWELHQAIVAHLTQAGHEVTDHGPHVLDPEDDYPVAVLRAAEAVAADPGSLGVVLGGSGNGEQIAANKVRGVRAALAWTPELAQLGREHNDARVVAIGGRFTAVEEGLAIVDTFLATPFSGVERHARRLAMVTAYEQDGTLPPEPTT; this is encoded by the coding sequence ATGCGCGTGCACGTCGGCGGCGACCACGCCGCGTGGGAGCTGCACCAGGCGATCGTCGCCCACCTGACGCAGGCCGGTCACGAGGTGACCGACCACGGCCCGCACGTGCTCGACCCCGAGGACGACTACCCGGTCGCGGTGCTGCGCGCCGCCGAGGCCGTCGCGGCCGACCCGGGGTCGCTCGGCGTCGTCCTCGGTGGGTCCGGCAACGGCGAGCAGATCGCCGCGAACAAGGTCAGGGGCGTGCGGGCCGCGCTGGCGTGGACGCCCGAGCTGGCCCAGCTCGGCCGGGAGCACAACGACGCCCGCGTCGTCGCCATCGGCGGCCGCTTCACCGCGGTCGAGGAGGGCCTGGCCATCGTCGACACGTTCCTCGCCACCCCGTTCTCCGGGGTCGAGCGCCACGCCCGGCGGCTGGCCATGGTCACCGCCTACGAGCAGGACGGGACGCTCCCGCCCGAGCCGACGACCTGA